The region ccaacagcctggttgaccaggcaagcaccagatgagcctggcccatcagtgtggtaagtgtgcaccacataaaacaaatcctgcagcacagtgcataataagataaaaaaaacgagtccgtaattttcgattaaaaaagcgactttgcagtgtttttttgcatgttttttatagttgcatttgcaatttcttggtctcatttgatagaatggaagatatactatagaaatagaaatgattttgattggtttcaatactggaaatggcttgaaactgagctcaaagtagcagaaatgttaaatttttgtcgatgttcaagagtaaacaaatgacctcacatgtctaatacacacctgctggtgggtctaatatacattcacaaatgtggtgatattatttatacaattattacagtattgcataacagtaaatctcctattttttgatttgaataaaaattcattatgtaaataaaaaatcaaaatggaatttatttgtaaaggcTGAaaagtaactaatgaacagaggaaatgttagtttagtaccaggaatgtctggATTGTTTATTCTGCACCCTATTTTGagattggaatattttgaactttgcattaaattggccaaattaccaatttccggtcactttattttgttgttgaagcagttgacttggtgatttcttgtgctcaatcgatagaatagaagtaatactagtgaaatagctaagaatttggttgaatggaatactgtaattggcctaaaatgggagtcaaagtcggcaaaatcgccgatgcgtaaaaatcgccgacacatcaaaattcacgagagcataatttcgtcaattttccatcaaattttgtactttttgtttgattaccttcagaaaaagattctctgccatttcaaaagaaaaaataacaaaattattttttgaaaattcttggaccctttgcacactttgaaatttggcctctggaccctgaaagggttaaaaccagcaagttgaagattgagacacttatgcaacatatgggaatctttattgaagaaatgttttcccacccagtggcttcatcagtccaatacaaagcagaaaggtgtaaggagaggagtagtttgaggtaatcagtactTTCTAcagaattgatggactgaacacatcgactccaggctgagggactgattacctcaaactcctcctctccttacacctttctgctttgtattggactgatgaagccactgtgtggcaaaacatttcttcaataaagattcccatatgttgcataagtgtctcagaggaaatgttattttagtgccaggaatgcctgcattgtttattctggactctattttgaaattggaatattttgaactgtgaAATTAGTCAAATTACTGATTTCTAATCACTTTGTTGAGTGGTTGAAATAATTGATTTGGTAGTTTCTTGTGCCcagtcgataaaatagaagtaattctagcgaaatagtagcaaagaatttggtcaaccaaaataatataattggcctaaaataggagtcagtGGTCAAAATCGCCGATGTGCAAGTATCGCTGACACAGTAAAATTTGCAATATATATTGTAGCTTTGTCAGTTTTccgtcaaatttcatactttttgttttattaccttcagaaaaaagattctctacaatttcataagaaaaagccatttttttttttttttttttttgaaaattcttgaaccttcaaagggttaaacacactgatcgtctcccactgaggcaggataacctgaaaaagaaacactttcaccattatttgcactatcactatctttgcagaggtgtgcagatacgacagtttagatgtcactccaaacagcaaatattccaaaccccttctttaaccctttgacgtTTCtaccgtatatatacgtcttgcaAGCCAATGTTTTCGACatattaatacgccaaaattcaaatcgagcgggagaaagctggtaggcctttttgtgagagaatgggtctgtgtgcagtataaaaaatcctgcagtacgtaatgagaaaaaaaaactgactgtttttggattaaccctttcagggttggtgccgtactaggacggctggtacaccagggttggtgccatacttgtacagcttgcacaccagggttggtgccgtactagtacggcttgcacaccagggttggtgccgtactagtacgcataaattctagcgccttcaagtCTAAcgagagaaagttggtaggccttcatatgaaagaatgagtctgTGGTCAgtttgcacagtataaaaaaaaatcctgcagcacacagtgcataatgagaaaaacaaaactccgaccgtgtttttgctttaaaacagtgactttgcagtgtattttcgtatggtatttgtggttgtacagtggacccctggttaacggtattttttcactccagaagtatgttcaggtgccagtactgaccgaatttgttcccataagaaatattgtgaagtagattagtccatttcagacccccaaacatacacgtacaaacgcacttacataaatacacttacataattggtcacattcggaggtaatcattatgcgggggtccactgtattctagttttcctggtctcattttatagaatggaagacacattacagaaattgagatgattttgattggtttcatattgaaaagtaccttgaaattgagctcaaagtagcagaaatgttcgatttttgccaaagttcaaaagtaaacaaatcatgccgtgcgtccaatacacgtcaactggtgagtctgatattctttcacaagtgtgctgatattatttataccatttctgcactaatgcagtagtcagcataacagtaaatcttctatttttttgtgagaataaaaattcaaagtggaaagccaaagaaatgtaacagaggcctggggacgtgactaatgaacagaaaagatgttattttagtgccaggaatatctgtcttgtttattctggaccctgtttggaaattggcatcttttgaaatttgtctgaaattggcaaaattgccaatttctgaccactttattggatagttgaaatcggtaaatgggtggtttcttgtactcattcgatagaaaaaatggagttctagcgaaattgTTATGATTTTTATCTGGtacattctatgctgaccaggcatctcagggcaatcatgccaaatttggaggcaatAAAATTAAAACGCATATATACGTTTAGGGGttaaggcctagctctattgctcacttaacatttgatagtgtaaacatgatTTCAGACTTTTATacgcatttgaaagtgaaaataggctgtgtttcactttacagcgtttGTCACttcacagcagtagcctggaatctaacctgctgaataagtgggggccctcctgtatatatcatTGTAaaaacagatttatacaccctccaagttatcctattttgctccaacctctctaaatgactaaaccaacATTTTGTATAATTTCCAGACTTTTCTAacttttccaatatttttttaGGTTTGTATATTAGATCTAAGATGATTGCAAGTCTAAAATATCCTTaaatatttacacaaattttCTTTTTCTCCTGCAGGAATTGTACAGTGATGTGACATTGGCTTGTGATGGTAAATTTTTTCCTGTGCACAAGATGGTGCTCTCAGTTTGTAGTGAATACTTTGAGGAAATGTTTAAGCAAACAGATTGCAAGCACCCGATTATTGTACTTAAAGATATTCTACATGATGATCTCGAGGCCCTCCTTAACTACATGTATGCGGGAGAAGCAAACGTTGTGCAGAGTGATTTGGCCAGATTAATAAAGTCTGCTGAGTGCTTAAGAATTAAGGGTTTGGCCGTCCCTGATGAAGCTCCACATTTAAGTGACAGTAAAAGACCCCATACAGATAGCCACAGAGATGAAAGTCATCACTCAAAGCGGAGAAAACACGATGACCATTCAATATCCTCTTCAAAATCCAACCAGAGTTACACCAGAGAAAGACAATACTCTGTTGAGAGAGAGTCCAATAAAGACACAAATGATACTGACATTGTTGCTAGTGGTCACCAAATAGGTAGTCATCGGGGAAATAGTGGTCCAAATGCAGTCACCCAACACCA is a window of Cherax quadricarinatus isolate ZL_2023a chromosome 17, ASM3850222v1, whole genome shotgun sequence DNA encoding:
- the LOC128686483 gene encoding longitudinals lacking protein, isoforms H/M/V, whose protein sequence is MEEGILSLRWNNHRSTFFHVLSTLHRKELYSDVTLACDGKFFPVHKMVLSVCSEYFEEMFKQTDCKHPIIVLKDILHDDLEALLNYMYAGEANVVQSDLARLIKSAECLRIKGLAVPDEAPHLSDSKRPHTDSHRDESHHSKRRKHDDHSISSSKSNQSYTRERQYSVERESNKDTNDTDIVASGHQIGSHRGNSGPNAVTQHHHSSSPNSNMDMDMGRCSREENSGTQDLAEVRDLLLCFIIYIFYTVLFDLC